A DNA window from Bdellovibrio sp. BCCA contains the following coding sequences:
- a CDS encoding ATP-binding protein: protein MKSASFFRSIVARFGVEFSLLAALALGFYFYQHSALLTRMQTQPEVSEEARTSVAKIKEIVEKAEFAEKAFIKTRREQDLQEYNQQVLLLNYQMGHLTKNVVANSELQKQVAHLNKALRDHFEEVNEALVKRQRGLAVPSRIPASVSVTEILDATLRLTQNASPFYVRAEFLMGLLCGLGLLVFLSRQWQKKDLKEQKQTSKSLQNRSILLDTILNSMSEALIVIDKDGYFTHYNAAAQRIIGTKIKEVATESSAEALGFINIASHEHYSKNQLPFHRALLGEEVDDLEIFVQNETHPDGVYISVSSRSLNDIDGSISGALVVFKDISRRKMVEQEWHRAREAALEASLKKSDFLAAMSHEIRTPMNGVIGMTTLLADTPLNAEQAEYVGTVKRSAESLLMLINDILDYSKIEAGKISLDPQPFDLQFLLHDVTEIFRPAMAEKNVGLKLHFDETTPWFFVADQGRLRQVLVNLLGNAVKFTEKGFVSLEVSKVREDETFCELRFEVKDTGPGLKEDERRSLFQKYFQTKTGMKFGGTGLGLSISKQLVDLMNGEIGVESVVGLGSNFWFTVKIPVASMQDVPRLNESRFSPMFTGSVLLVEDQVVNQRVAQSYLKKLGLHVEIANNGLVAFEKCLVRHYDLIFMDCQMPVLNGFEATRRIRKEEVRAGRHTPIIALTAEAGHGDKTVYHEAGMDDFLAKPLELNHLMDILHKWLKTSSDALDVNALTQLQNYVVNDQNLVEALIEDLEQSAPDLIESMRKSLNNLDLQGISEAAHALKSSSATLGAKKLSELCAALEDLTELTGASSFIAQIEDQFEKSMNDLRRYAVKKEAV from the coding sequence ATGAAATCAGCATCTTTTTTTAGATCCATTGTCGCTCGTTTTGGTGTGGAGTTCAGTTTGCTTGCAGCGCTGGCGTTGGGATTTTATTTTTACCAACATTCGGCCCTGTTGACTCGGATGCAAACGCAGCCAGAGGTTTCTGAAGAAGCACGCACCTCTGTTGCAAAAATCAAAGAGATCGTAGAAAAAGCAGAATTTGCTGAAAAAGCTTTTATCAAAACTCGCCGCGAACAAGATCTGCAAGAGTACAACCAACAAGTCTTACTTTTAAACTATCAAATGGGCCACCTCACGAAAAACGTGGTGGCGAATTCTGAATTGCAAAAACAAGTAGCGCACTTAAACAAAGCATTGCGCGACCATTTCGAAGAAGTGAACGAAGCTCTGGTAAAAAGGCAACGGGGTCTGGCAGTTCCGTCGCGAATTCCAGCAAGCGTTTCTGTGACGGAGATTCTTGATGCAACTCTGCGTTTAACACAGAATGCTTCGCCTTTTTACGTACGCGCCGAATTTTTAATGGGTCTTTTATGCGGACTTGGGCTTTTAGTTTTTCTTAGCCGTCAGTGGCAAAAGAAAGATCTCAAAGAGCAAAAACAAACATCCAAGTCTTTGCAAAATCGCTCTATCTTGCTTGATACGATTTTGAACAGCATGAGCGAAGCTTTGATTGTGATTGATAAAGACGGCTATTTCACTCATTACAATGCCGCCGCTCAAAGAATCATTGGAACAAAAATAAAAGAAGTCGCGACGGAATCCAGCGCTGAAGCGTTAGGATTCATCAACATTGCAAGCCACGAGCATTATAGCAAAAACCAATTGCCATTTCATCGAGCCTTGCTCGGTGAAGAGGTCGATGACTTAGAAATCTTCGTGCAAAATGAAACACATCCGGATGGAGTTTATATCAGCGTAAGCAGCCGTTCGCTCAATGACATCGACGGCAGTATTTCAGGAGCCCTGGTGGTCTTTAAAGATATCAGCCGCCGAAAAATGGTTGAGCAAGAATGGCATCGTGCCCGCGAGGCGGCTTTAGAAGCGTCCTTAAAGAAATCCGATTTCCTGGCGGCAATGAGTCACGAAATTCGCACGCCGATGAATGGTGTTATTGGGATGACGACCTTGCTGGCGGATACGCCTTTGAATGCCGAGCAGGCTGAATATGTGGGCACGGTGAAAAGATCCGCAGAGTCTTTGCTCATGTTGATCAACGATATTTTAGACTATTCAAAAATCGAAGCGGGTAAAATCAGTTTGGATCCTCAGCCATTTGATTTGCAGTTTTTGCTTCATGACGTGACAGAGATCTTCCGTCCGGCAATGGCAGAAAAAAATGTAGGATTGAAACTGCATTTTGATGAAACCACGCCATGGTTTTTTGTGGCAGACCAGGGACGTTTGCGCCAAGTCTTGGTAAATCTTTTGGGCAATGCCGTTAAGTTCACAGAAAAAGGTTTTGTGAGTCTTGAAGTTTCCAAAGTGCGCGAAGATGAAACCTTCTGCGAATTGCGCTTTGAGGTCAAAGATACAGGTCCCGGCTTAAAAGAAGACGAACGCCGGTCTTTATTCCAAAAGTATTTCCAAACGAAAACCGGAATGAAGTTCGGTGGTACAGGTCTTGGCCTTTCGATCTCAAAACAGCTTGTCGACTTGATGAATGGTGAAATCGGTGTAGAAAGTGTCGTGGGCTTAGGCTCCAATTTCTGGTTCACCGTCAAAATTCCGGTGGCCTCTATGCAGGATGTTCCTCGTTTAAATGAATCCCGGTTCTCTCCGATGTTCACGGGCTCGGTACTTCTGGTTGAAGATCAGGTCGTGAATCAAAGGGTGGCGCAAAGTTATCTTAAGAAATTAGGTCTGCATGTTGAGATTGCGAACAATGGACTTGTGGCTTTTGAAAAATGTTTGGTTCGTCATTACGATCTGATCTTTATGGATTGTCAGATGCCAGTGCTCAATGGTTTTGAAGCCACACGCCGCATTCGCAAAGAGGAAGTGCGCGCAGGTCGACACACGCCGATCATTGCTTTGACCGCCGAAGCAGGCCATGGCGACAAGACCGTTTATCATGAAGCGGGCATGGATGACTTTTTAGCAAAACCTTTAGAGCTGAACCATCTTATGGATATTTTGCATAAATGGTTAAAGACATCTTCCGACGCTTTAGATGTCAATGCTTTGACTCAATTGCAGAACTATGTCGTCAACGATCAGAATCTTGTCGAAGCATTGATCGAAGACTTAGAACAATCGGCGCCAGATTTGATTGAGTCTATGCGCAAGTCTTTGAATAATTTAGACCTGCAAGGTATTTCAGAGGCCGCTCACGCCTTGAAATCTAGCAGCGCGACTTTAGGGGCTAAAAAGTTGTCGGAACTTTGTGCGGCCTTAGAAGATCTCACAGAACTAACAGGAGCTTCTTCTTTTATTGCACAGATTGAAGATCAGTTTGAAAAAAGCATGAATGATTTAAGACGTTACGCCGTCAAAAAAGAAGCCGTTTAG
- a CDS encoding murein L,D-transpeptidase catalytic domain family protein has protein sequence MAINTKANSLFSRFSTALLLTSVLSLAACGGNPGGEVTLPDDTTQEQIVDTPDVANDKLLPDPSDAMVASSQRESILKNYDHVDPKHVVPYKALGDALVYFDQHKSSFKNTDYMAVLNFGQSSKQKRFYIINMKTGNVWAIHVAHGKGSDSNHDGYAEKFSNVSGSNASSLGIYRTAETYSGSHGLSLRLDGLSSTNSRARARAVVVHGASYVQESNVIQGRSWGCPAVAMENRDAVIKYLKGGAMIYATVDKGGTERSGSGSTTTPDTGAYKMTPLSWETSSKPERKAWSQYLMKLVSEDWSSLLKGADDMRDFCPRYNSLSNNERANVWAQLFVAMTKYESGYSPTSRMQETTMGTDPVTGRPVYSEGLLQLSYQDITGWNFCKFDWSKDRNLSSTDPRKTILDPYINLHCGVGIMAKQIARTGKIKLASGAYWAVIKTNSRYSQISAITSMVKSLPMCQ, from the coding sequence ATGGCGATTAACACTAAGGCAAATTCATTATTCTCACGTTTTAGCACTGCGCTTCTCTTAACATCCGTCCTGAGCCTCGCAGCCTGCGGAGGAAATCCTGGCGGTGAAGTCACTCTCCCCGACGACACAACTCAAGAACAGATTGTCGACACGCCTGATGTCGCAAATGACAAGCTTCTTCCGGATCCTTCGGATGCAATGGTGGCAAGCTCTCAACGCGAATCCATTTTAAAAAATTACGATCATGTCGATCCGAAGCATGTCGTTCCTTACAAAGCATTGGGAGATGCTTTGGTGTATTTCGATCAACACAAATCGAGCTTTAAAAACACAGACTACATGGCGGTCTTAAATTTTGGACAAAGCTCAAAGCAAAAACGTTTTTATATCATCAATATGAAAACAGGTAACGTGTGGGCTATTCACGTGGCTCACGGAAAAGGTTCTGATTCTAACCATGACGGTTACGCTGAAAAGTTCAGTAACGTGTCTGGTTCTAATGCGAGTTCACTGGGAATCTATAGAACCGCAGAAACTTACAGCGGAAGCCACGGTCTTTCTTTAAGACTTGATGGTCTTTCTTCTACGAACTCACGTGCGCGCGCTCGTGCGGTGGTAGTTCACGGTGCTTCATATGTTCAAGAGTCCAACGTGATTCAAGGTCGTAGCTGGGGTTGCCCTGCTGTGGCGATGGAAAATCGTGATGCTGTGATTAAGTACCTTAAAGGCGGCGCGATGATTTACGCAACCGTCGACAAAGGCGGCACCGAGCGTTCCGGCTCAGGCTCTACAACGACTCCGGATACCGGCGCTTACAAAATGACTCCGCTTTCTTGGGAGACTTCCAGCAAACCTGAACGCAAAGCCTGGTCCCAATATCTAATGAAACTAGTTTCAGAAGATTGGAGCAGCTTGCTAAAAGGTGCTGATGATATGAGAGACTTCTGCCCTCGCTACAACTCTTTGAGCAATAACGAACGTGCAAACGTGTGGGCGCAATTGTTCGTTGCGATGACAAAATACGAAAGCGGTTACAGCCCGACATCACGCATGCAAGAAACAACGATGGGAACAGATCCCGTTACAGGAAGACCTGTTTACTCTGAAGGACTTTTGCAATTGTCGTATCAAGATATCACGGGTTGGAATTTCTGTAAGTTCGACTGGAGTAAAGATAGAAACTTAAGCTCTACAGATCCGCGCAAAACCATTCTTGATCCGTACATCAATCTTCATTGCGGTGTCGGAATCATGGCAAAACAAATCGCGCGCACAGGAAAAATTAAACTTGCTTCCGGCGCTTATTGGGCCGTGATCAAAACAAATAGTAGATACAGTCAAATTAGCGCAATCACTTCCATGGTGAAATCGCTTCCTATGTGTCAGTAA
- a CDS encoding GAF domain-containing sensor histidine kinase yields MQYSDGVKKLVEVIQDLSSVHSLEQVMFLVRKAARAIANSDGATFVLRDGEFCFYADEDAIGPLWKGQRFPIQTCISGWAMLNKKAVVIEDIYQDSRIPIDAYAPTFVKSLAMTPIRKEAPIGAIGAYWKEKHIPTDEQLELLQALANSTSIALENLNLYQTLEGRIEELKMANKAKDEFLMTVSHELRTPLNAILGWTEILLDGPLDEEARMGLETIERNARHQSQIVAVLLDSSRIMSGKLQIKSRELELVQLVRNEIALLQPEAEAKNLKIEVHSSIEKAFILGDEERLKQVTFHLLNNAIKFSNKGGKILVDISSQGPAVQVRVRDEGEGIDPEFLPSIFEAFRQADSSSTRKYGGLGLGLSISRHLIEAHKGKIAVYSEGPGKGTTALFTIPLYKYAKVGIKNAEPLGK; encoded by the coding sequence ATGCAATATTCTGACGGCGTTAAAAAACTTGTCGAAGTCATTCAAGATCTTTCTTCTGTCCACTCCCTGGAGCAAGTCATGTTTTTGGTCAGAAAAGCCGCTCGGGCGATTGCTAATTCTGACGGAGCTACTTTTGTTCTCAGAGATGGTGAATTTTGTTTTTATGCGGATGAGGATGCCATTGGCCCTTTGTGGAAGGGACAGAGATTTCCGATTCAAACCTGCATTAGCGGCTGGGCGATGCTAAACAAGAAAGCGGTCGTCATCGAAGATATTTACCAAGACTCCCGTATTCCTATTGATGCTTACGCGCCGACTTTCGTTAAAAGTTTAGCCATGACGCCCATTCGAAAAGAAGCTCCGATTGGTGCCATCGGAGCTTACTGGAAAGAAAAGCATATTCCAACCGACGAGCAACTTGAACTTTTGCAAGCTTTAGCAAATTCCACATCTATCGCTTTAGAGAATTTAAATCTTTATCAAACGCTCGAAGGACGTATTGAAGAGCTCAAAATGGCGAATAAAGCCAAAGATGAATTTTTAATGACGGTGTCGCATGAGTTGCGAACACCGTTAAATGCTATCTTGGGATGGACTGAAATTTTATTAGATGGCCCTTTAGATGAAGAAGCTCGAATGGGACTTGAGACGATAGAGCGAAATGCACGACATCAATCGCAGATCGTCGCCGTTCTTTTAGATTCATCCCGAATCATGTCAGGAAAACTGCAAATCAAATCCAGAGAGCTCGAATTGGTGCAGCTTGTTCGTAACGAGATAGCCCTACTTCAGCCGGAAGCAGAGGCAAAGAATTTAAAAATAGAAGTTCATTCAAGCATTGAAAAGGCTTTTATTCTTGGAGATGAAGAGCGTCTTAAGCAGGTAACCTTTCATCTTCTAAATAACGCGATTAAGTTTTCTAATAAGGGCGGAAAAATTCTGGTGGATATATCTTCTCAAGGCCCTGCGGTGCAAGTACGTGTGCGTGATGAAGGTGAAGGAATCGATCCTGAATTTCTTCCCTCTATTTTTGAAGCATTCAGGCAAGCCGATAGTTCCAGCACGCGAAAATACGGTGGTCTCGGATTGGGGCTTTCGATCTCACGGCATTTGATCGAAGCGCATAAAGGCAAAATTGCGGTTTACAGCGAAGGGCCTGGAAAAGGAACCACGGCGCTTTTCACTATACCGTTATATAAATATGCAAAAGTGGGAATAAAAAATGCCGAGCCATTGGGGAAATGA
- a CDS encoding MFS transporter yields the protein MLIDISPLKKYRDFRLLYFGQLISFLGSMVSYVALPYQVYELTKDNWLVGMLGIVQLFPVLIFGILGGTYADRLNRRKLLLISEFLMSVLILGLTLNAWSDKPSVPLIFILVALFQSVLGFHRPAMDALTQKLVDKKDYAAIGALGSFRYSVGAIVGPALGGILIASFGIKGAYLFDFISFVAAFIALYLMSRVPNPEKKEHSPWQDAKDGLRYAISKPELIGTYLIDIVAMAFAFPVALFPSMSEKWGGASAAGILFSAMAIGSLVMTLFSGWTQKVSRHGKAVIIAATLWAVFIIGVGYAQHLWVAVAFLALAGAADMMSGLFRGIIWNETVPNELRGRLSGIEMISYMSGPLLGNARAGWMAAKVSVPFSISVGGAICAVAVIVTAFCLPKFWRYHGHASHTS from the coding sequence ATGCTGATCGATATATCGCCTCTTAAAAAGTACCGTGACTTCCGCCTTCTTTACTTCGGACAATTGATTTCATTCTTAGGGAGCATGGTGAGCTATGTCGCCCTTCCTTATCAGGTCTATGAACTTACAAAAGACAATTGGCTTGTCGGTATGTTGGGAATTGTGCAACTTTTCCCCGTTTTAATTTTTGGAATCTTGGGTGGCACTTATGCGGATCGCTTGAACCGTCGCAAGCTGCTTTTGATTTCTGAATTCTTAATGAGCGTTTTGATTTTAGGACTTACACTCAACGCTTGGAGTGACAAACCCTCTGTTCCGTTGATTTTTATTTTGGTGGCTTTGTTTCAATCCGTTCTTGGCTTTCACCGTCCCGCTATGGATGCGTTGACGCAAAAACTTGTTGATAAAAAAGATTATGCTGCCATTGGAGCGCTCGGAAGTTTTCGCTATTCTGTCGGTGCGATCGTGGGTCCCGCATTGGGTGGTATTTTGATTGCGAGTTTTGGAATCAAAGGCGCTTACCTTTTTGATTTTATCAGTTTCGTCGCGGCCTTTATCGCCTTGTATTTGATGTCGAGAGTTCCGAATCCTGAAAAGAAAGAACACTCGCCGTGGCAAGATGCTAAGGACGGACTTCGTTATGCGATTTCAAAACCAGAACTGATTGGCACTTATTTGATTGATATCGTTGCAATGGCATTTGCTTTCCCCGTCGCTCTGTTTCCGTCCATGTCAGAGAAATGGGGTGGCGCTTCGGCAGCGGGAATTTTATTTTCCGCAATGGCAATTGGTTCTCTTGTTATGACTCTTTTTAGTGGATGGACTCAAAAAGTTTCTCGACACGGAAAAGCTGTTATTATTGCCGCCACTTTATGGGCGGTCTTTATTATTGGCGTTGGATATGCTCAACATCTTTGGGTGGCTGTCGCCTTTTTAGCTCTCGCCGGAGCCGCTGATATGATGAGCGGTCTTTTCCGTGGCATTATTTGGAATGAAACCGTTCCGAATGAATTGCGTGGACGTCTTTCTGGCATTGAGATGATCTCTTATATGTCAGGACCGCTTTTAGGCAACGCTCGTGCGGGCTGGATGGCTGCGAAAGTTTCCGTGCCTTTTAGCATCAGTGTTGGCGGAGCGATTTGTGCTGTTGCCGTTATTGTGACAGCGTTTTGTCTGCCAAAGTTTTGGCGTTATCACGGACACGCTTCGCATACTTCATAA
- the mtgA gene encoding monofunctional biosynthetic peptidoglycan transglycosylase, whose translation MKINWVRLRKWILQAVLFFFVSSLGLVLLYRFVPVPLTPLMVIRSVESLGAEKFVGIDKDWVPLEDISPSVQRAVLKAEDYRFFDHNGFDYDAIQKAMKFNQTHKRKKGASTISQQTAKNVFLWPYRDWVRKGFEAYFTVLIEFVWPKERIMEVYLNVIELGPGVYGVEAASQKYFKKTAKSLNPYQASLMAAVLPNPRKFRIDRPSIYVMARQRRILNRVAPEIPKSADASLLDFLDLKFDSEDDE comes from the coding sequence ATGAAAATAAACTGGGTGCGTTTAAGAAAATGGATATTGCAAGCAGTGCTGTTCTTTTTTGTGAGCAGCTTGGGCCTTGTCTTGCTTTATCGTTTTGTCCCAGTTCCGTTGACTCCACTCATGGTGATCCGTTCAGTGGAATCATTAGGAGCAGAGAAGTTTGTCGGTATCGACAAAGATTGGGTGCCGCTCGAAGATATCTCTCCTTCTGTACAAAGAGCCGTTCTTAAAGCTGAAGACTATCGTTTTTTTGATCACAATGGTTTTGATTACGATGCCATTCAAAAGGCGATGAAATTCAATCAAACTCACAAGCGAAAAAAAGGCGCGAGCACCATCAGTCAGCAAACGGCGAAGAATGTTTTTTTATGGCCGTATCGCGATTGGGTTCGCAAAGGTTTTGAAGCGTACTTCACGGTCTTGATAGAATTCGTCTGGCCTAAAGAGCGCATCATGGAAGTTTATCTCAATGTTATCGAGCTGGGACCTGGCGTTTACGGCGTTGAAGCGGCTTCGCAAAAATATTTTAAAAAGACCGCGAAAAGTTTAAATCCTTATCAAGCTTCTTTAATGGCAGCGGTTCTGCCAAATCCGCGTAAGTTTCGCATTGATCGGCCGTCCATATATGTGATGGCTCGTCAGCGTCGCATTCTCAATCGTGTGGCACCGGAAATTCCTAAATCTGCAGATGCTTCTCTTTTAGATTTCTTAGATCTTAAATTTGACTCTGAAGACGACGAATAG
- a CDS encoding response regulator transcription factor, producing the protein MTKILIVDDQKSVLLTLEALLTQHGYKVTAATNAVDAMRALAAETYDLVITDAIMPGGSDGYSLTRTIRRQPLLAKIPVILLTGKRERSDVEKGIDSGANDYIVKPIDPELLIAKIRNILTSKPTDSVQFASAVVQFKGEWEIKTEVMSISELGLTVISAIPLPVGKILRLNSPIFEEIGIPKIPLRIDSCEEISGIETAYRIQTHFVGVTEKELSPIRLWIRSKKSF; encoded by the coding sequence ATGACAAAAATACTTATTGTAGACGATCAGAAAAGTGTCCTTCTGACTTTGGAAGCACTGTTGACCCAACATGGATATAAAGTCACTGCAGCTACCAATGCTGTGGATGCGATGCGGGCCCTGGCCGCGGAAACTTACGATCTGGTGATTACGGATGCCATCATGCCTGGCGGTAGTGATGGTTACTCGTTGACTCGAACCATCCGTCGTCAACCGCTTTTGGCAAAGATCCCGGTCATTCTTCTCACTGGCAAAAGAGAGCGCAGTGATGTCGAAAAGGGAATTGATTCTGGCGCAAATGACTACATTGTAAAACCTATTGACCCTGAGTTATTGATTGCGAAAATTCGTAATATCTTAACGTCAAAGCCCACGGACTCTGTTCAGTTCGCTTCGGCCGTCGTGCAGTTTAAAGGCGAGTGGGAAATAAAAACCGAAGTCATGTCCATTTCTGAATTAGGACTCACGGTGATTTCCGCAATTCCTCTGCCTGTTGGAAAAATCTTGCGTCTTAACAGTCCGATTTTTGAGGAGATTGGAATACCTAAAATTCCTCTACGCATTGATTCTTGTGAAGAGATTTCAGGAATTGAGACCGCTTATCGAATTCAAACCCACTTTGTAGGCGTCACAGAAAAGGAGCTTTCTCCCATCCGGCTGTGGATTCGCTCTAAAAAAAGTTTCTAA
- a CDS encoding CapA family protein: MKIKLLSLLLMFSGQAFAENVSRDLVYSVNCDSNNEQVTISFVGDILVHDMLYRTVLAESQHFSQIWRRTDSLIQKADYSVGNLEGPSAMGIDREGKDHGDVGFVYDRTVYSGTDFSFNYHPRILSDLKKSGYDLLTTANNHALDRRSIGIDKTLDAAKQAGLITVGTRSSSERNGAFYKIVDIKNLKVAFLGCTEMTNGKTDTKDQILYCYSGQILKIIGEVTSRSDVDALIVMPHWGVEYAPVPEEQQRVFAQKYLEAGALAVIGSHPHVLQPWQKYVTKDGRETLIAYSLGNFVAGQAGIPRKTGVVVYLGLSQEGSKKAKIFGVAYNPTYRRSAELYPVSSTDPVEILNYVTPLFGSKGRIEPKSDLMPFLCSQKLRQ; the protein is encoded by the coding sequence ATGAAAATAAAATTACTCTCTCTTCTTTTGATGTTCTCGGGACAGGCCTTTGCTGAAAACGTGTCTCGTGATTTGGTCTACTCAGTAAACTGCGATAGCAATAATGAACAGGTCACGATTTCATTTGTTGGTGATATTCTTGTTCATGACATGCTTTATCGAACCGTGTTGGCCGAAAGCCAGCATTTTTCCCAGATCTGGCGGCGCACGGACAGTTTGATTCAAAAGGCTGATTACTCTGTCGGGAACCTGGAAGGTCCTTCCGCAATGGGCATTGACCGTGAGGGTAAAGATCATGGTGATGTCGGCTTTGTGTACGATCGCACCGTTTATTCGGGAACAGATTTTTCTTTCAACTATCATCCACGCATTTTGTCGGATCTAAAGAAATCCGGCTACGACCTTCTGACCACGGCGAACAATCACGCTTTGGATCGCCGCTCCATCGGTATTGATAAAACACTGGATGCTGCCAAACAGGCCGGATTGATCACTGTGGGAACACGTTCTTCATCGGAACGAAATGGAGCCTTTTATAAAATAGTCGATATAAAAAATCTCAAGGTCGCTTTTTTGGGATGTACAGAAATGACCAATGGAAAAACGGACACTAAAGATCAAATTCTTTATTGTTACAGCGGTCAGATTTTAAAAATCATCGGAGAAGTCACTTCGCGTTCTGATGTTGATGCGCTTATTGTAATGCCACACTGGGGAGTGGAATATGCTCCCGTGCCGGAAGAGCAGCAAAGAGTTTTTGCACAGAAGTATCTCGAGGCTGGCGCTCTGGCGGTTATTGGATCTCATCCCCATGTTCTGCAACCTTGGCAAAAGTATGTCACAAAAGACGGACGGGAGACCTTGATCGCTTATTCATTAGGAAATTTTGTAGCAGGCCAGGCGGGAATTCCACGCAAAACAGGCGTTGTCGTGTACCTGGGACTTTCGCAAGAAGGTTCAAAGAAAGCTAAAATTTTTGGTGTCGCTTACAACCCGACCTATCGTCGAAGCGCAGAACTTTATCCTGTGAGCAGCACGGATCCTGTAGAGATTTTAAATTATGTGACACCTCTTTTCGGCAGCAAAGGTCGCATTGAGCCTAAGAGTGACTTGATGCCGTTCTTGTGTTCGCAGAAGTTACGTCAATAA
- a CDS encoding DUF72 domain-containing protein — MEFELALEFRHPSWFQQGRILPALEKYLQTQRIGLVITDVAGRRDVLHSSISSSFTMLRFIGNDLHASDFSRAQEWAARLNSWGQHASLEPLKWLS, encoded by the coding sequence ATGGAATTTGAATTGGCTTTGGAGTTTCGCCATCCAAGCTGGTTTCAACAGGGGCGTATTTTACCCGCTCTTGAAAAGTATTTGCAAACTCAGCGCATTGGCTTGGTGATTACCGACGTCGCTGGCCGCCGTGATGTCCTGCACTCTTCCATCAGCAGTTCTTTTACGATGCTTCGTTTTATCGGAAACGATTTACATGCCAGTGATTTTTCGAGAGCCCAAGAGTGGGCCGCGCGCTTGAACTCCTGGGGCCAACACGCTTCTTTAGAACCTTTAAAATGGCTTTCATAA
- a CDS encoding AlkZ-related protein, with the protein MSSKQKKQKMIQAINKRGCLLVYPLENRKEPASLWSELYPRTKMRWEWDSEGDNRVAEMWVMREELSRSKEVVYAKWFRNRATFFSKEVFIYLLSYLGSSQDRIHLPRSSQEALDSFLLDSPQSTKIIKENLGWQGKMMESHYNRAMKPLWNYLYIVGFGEVDDSSFPSLNMAATQNLFEDLWLKSQEIDPTKAEEKLIKILGEENPFMKYAKRVRDNAKTLADKTLSQ; encoded by the coding sequence ATGAGCTCAAAACAAAAAAAGCAAAAGATGATTCAAGCGATCAATAAACGAGGTTGTCTCTTGGTTTACCCTCTAGAGAATCGCAAAGAACCGGCAAGTCTTTGGTCAGAGCTTTATCCTCGCACAAAAATGCGCTGGGAGTGGGATTCTGAGGGTGACAATCGTGTAGCCGAAATGTGGGTGATGCGTGAAGAGCTTTCGCGCAGCAAAGAAGTCGTCTATGCAAAGTGGTTTCGCAATCGCGCGACTTTTTTCTCTAAGGAAGTTTTCATTTATTTATTGTCTTATTTAGGGTCTTCGCAAGATCGCATTCACTTGCCCCGTTCATCGCAGGAAGCGTTGGATAGTTTTTTATTGGACTCTCCACAGTCGACGAAGATCATCAAAGAAAATTTGGGCTGGCAGGGGAAGATGATGGAAAGCCATTACAACCGCGCGATGAAGCCTTTGTGGAATTATCTTTATATCGTAGGGTTTGGTGAAGTGGATGATTCTAGTTTTCCGTCGCTAAATATGGCCGCGACACAAAATCTTTTTGAAGATCTTTGGTTGAAATCTCAAGAAATAGATCCAACCAAAGCCGAAGAGAAATTAATCAAGATATTAGGTGAAGAAAATCCTTTTATGAAGTATGCGAAGCGTGTCCGTGATAACGCCAAAACTTTGGCAGACAAAACGCTGTCACAATAA
- the ybaK gene encoding Cys-tRNA(Pro) deacylase, which yields MTDKDKLPMTLAIRELQKEGISFTSHLYPYEEKGGTAVSSKALGVPESIVIKTLIMESDDKSPLIVLMHGDMQVSTKQLARELGVKTISPCKPEVADRHSGYQVGGTSPFGTKKKMPVYMEKTILDLERIYINGGKRGYLISLDPHDVVKVLKPQLVQVGIKA from the coding sequence ATGACTGATAAAGATAAACTTCCCATGACGTTAGCGATTCGAGAGCTGCAAAAAGAAGGCATCAGCTTTACCAGTCATTTGTATCCTTACGAAGAAAAGGGTGGAACGGCCGTTTCGTCCAAAGCCCTCGGAGTTCCTGAAAGCATTGTGATCAAAACGCTTATCATGGAAAGCGACGACAAGTCGCCATTGATCGTTCTTATGCATGGAGATATGCAAGTTTCAACCAAACAGCTTGCCCGAGAACTCGGAGTCAAAACAATCTCTCCATGCAAACCCGAGGTGGCCGATCGGCATTCGGGATACCAGGTCGGCGGCACTTCTCCTTTTGGTACTAAAAAGAAAATGCCGGTCTACATGGAAAAAACCATTTTGGATTTGGAGAGAATTTATATCAACGGTGGTAAGCGAGGCTATTTGATTTCGTTGGACCCGCACGACGTGGTGAAAGTTTTAAAACCCCAACTGGTTCAAGTGGGGATTAAAGCTTGA